DNA sequence from the Bacteroidota bacterium genome:
AATAAGAAATTGGGGAATAATACTTCAACAATTTTTGATTATCTTTGAATCCAGATGTCAACTCTAAAGTCGTTTACACAATTTGATTTACACTCTCATTATATGTCAAAGATACGAAACGAAAGCAAATCTTATGAAGTTAAAAGTCAGAAGTTTGAATCTTTTCTATATTAAACTTTAGTCTTCCCGCTACTAGCTTCCTACCTCCTCCTTCCTCCTTATTCCTTATTCCTACTTCCAGCTACTCCTTCCCCCTCAACCCTTCCTTAATCCCTTCATCCAAATAATACTCAATGCCAGAGGCATAACCTTCGGTGTATAATACAATAGTGCCTTGCTTGTTGATGATAATATGCGTGGGGAATGCATAAATATCCCATTTTTGAGATAAAGGTCTAGCATCGGGAACTATATGATAGTTGTAATTTATTCGCTGCAAAAAAATACCACAGGCTATGGAATCGTCTAAGCCCAAGGCAATAAATTTTACTTCTTCGTTGCTACTATAATAATCTACCAAACCATTCAGATAAGGAATTTCATGTTTGCACGGACCACAGGACTTGAACCAGAAATTCATGACCACTACTTTCCCTTTAAGGCT
Encoded proteins:
- a CDS encoding TlpA disulfide reductase family protein; this encodes MNKYTYIFIILFAISIKPTIAQRAATFFIQDSAGNLYPQTAYDSLSKVKSIILRPYKTNGIIEGYLITNAPVNTIPFVPKKKKYNIMEVFTIDNKVLQIGGKMPKYIITDLDGNNYNSDSLKGKVVVMNFWFKSCGPCKHEIPYLNGLVDYYSSNEEVKFIALGLDDSIACGIFLQRINYNYHIVPDARPLSQKWDIYAFPTHIIINKQGTIVLYTEGYASGIEYYLDEGIKEGLRGKE